A genomic window from Fibrobacterota bacterium includes:
- a CDS encoding PASTA domain-containing protein has product MTMKEQVQRVALHLVLAAATIASVGAIGWIVADSIVMPWVSHTGWEVVAIPDLSGLTAAQAAEKLADAGLDPVIDPERRKADRIGPDLVALQRPAPGDSVKKGHVVRLWLSAGQSTVPVPDLSGQDSSEAFTHLQEAGLTIESIEFIASSRVPSGQVARTDPASGTLLVRGSSVKIFFSSGSDADSAAADTGKPAPLKVF; this is encoded by the coding sequence ATGACAATGAAGGAGCAGGTCCAGCGCGTTGCGCTCCATTTGGTCCTTGCCGCCGCGACCATCGCCAGTGTCGGTGCCATTGGATGGATCGTCGCGGACTCGATCGTCATGCCCTGGGTGTCCCACACCGGCTGGGAAGTGGTCGCCATTCCCGATCTTTCCGGATTGACCGCTGCGCAAGCCGCAGAGAAACTCGCGGACGCCGGCCTGGATCCAGTGATCGATCCGGAACGGCGCAAGGCCGATCGGATCGGCCCCGATCTGGTGGCATTGCAACGACCAGCCCCTGGAGATTCCGTCAAAAAAGGCCACGTCGTTCGGCTTTGGCTCTCTGCAGGACAGTCCACCGTACCGGTACCGGATCTTTCCGGCCAGGACTCCAGCGAAGCCTTCACGCATCTCCAGGAAGCCGGCCTGACCATCGAATCGATAGAGTTCATCGCATCCAGTCGAGTCCCCTCGGGCCAAGTGGCCCGCACGGATCCGGCAAGTGGAACCTTGCTGGTACGTGGCAGCTCTGTGAAGATCTTTTTCAGCTCTGGTTCAGATGCCGACTCGGCCGCCGCCGACACCGGAAAACCCGCTCCCCTCAAGGTCTTCTGA